Proteins encoded by one window of Brevibacterium atlanticum:
- the trpB gene encoding tryptophan synthase subunit beta encodes MTDVSEETGPYFGAFGGRFIPEALIPALDEIEETWRKSQVDPAFTDELLDYQRNYIGRPSLLTEATRFAKHCGGARVFLKREDLNHTGSHKINNALGQALLAKRMGKTRLIAETGAGQHGVATATVAALLDMECEVYMGEEDTQRQALNVARMRLLGAKVNAVTNGTRTLKDAMNEAMRDWVANVAATHYVIGTVAGPHPFPAMVRSFQNVIGVEAREQILEAAGRLPDVVCACVGGGSNAMGLFAAFLGDEQVKIYGFEAGGEGIESGRHAARFSGGRPGVLHGSATYILQDADGQTRASHSVSAGLDYPSVGPEHSHLHDTGRVTYEPVGDDEAMEAMRLLSRTEGIIPAIESAHALAGAMRIGRELGPDAVLLVNLSGRGDKDMTTAATWFDYIDEGAVQV; translated from the coding sequence ATGACCGATGTGAGCGAGGAGACCGGACCGTACTTCGGTGCGTTCGGCGGCAGGTTCATCCCTGAGGCGCTGATCCCGGCGCTCGACGAGATCGAGGAGACCTGGCGCAAGTCCCAGGTCGACCCTGCCTTCACCGATGAGCTCCTGGACTACCAGCGCAACTACATCGGCAGGCCCTCCCTGCTCACCGAAGCGACCCGCTTCGCGAAGCACTGCGGCGGAGCACGCGTGTTCCTCAAGCGCGAAGACCTCAACCACACGGGCAGCCACAAGATCAACAACGCCCTCGGTCAGGCTCTGCTGGCCAAGCGGATGGGCAAGACCCGGCTGATCGCCGAGACCGGTGCCGGACAGCACGGCGTCGCCACCGCGACCGTCGCCGCACTGCTGGACATGGAGTGCGAGGTCTACATGGGCGAGGAGGACACCCAGCGACAGGCCCTCAACGTCGCCCGGATGCGACTGCTCGGAGCGAAGGTCAACGCCGTGACCAACGGCACCCGCACCCTCAAGGATGCGATGAACGAAGCGATGCGCGACTGGGTGGCCAACGTCGCCGCCACCCACTATGTCATCGGCACCGTCGCCGGGCCCCACCCGTTCCCTGCGATGGTCCGTTCCTTCCAGAACGTCATCGGCGTCGAGGCCCGCGAGCAGATCCTCGAGGCGGCAGGCCGACTGCCCGACGTCGTGTGCGCCTGCGTGGGCGGAGGATCGAACGCCATGGGCCTCTTCGCGGCCTTCCTCGGCGATGAACAGGTGAAGATCTACGGTTTCGAAGCCGGCGGCGAAGGCATCGAATCCGGTCGTCACGCCGCCCGCTTCTCCGGCGGACGCCCCGGCGTCCTCCACGGATCCGCGACCTACATCCTCCAGGACGCCGACGGCCAGACGCGTGCCTCGCACTCCGTCTCGGCGGGACTCGACTACCCGTCGGTCGGTCCCGAGCACTCGCACCTGCACGACACCGGCCGCGTGACCTACGAACCCGTCGGCGACGATGAGGCGATGGAGGCCATGCGCCTGCTCTCGCGCACCGAAGGCATCATCCCGGCCATCGAATCCGCCCACGCCCTGGCCGGAGCGATGCGCATCGGCCGCGAGCTCGGCCCCGACGCGGTCCTGCTCGTGAACCTCTCCGGTCGCGGCGACAAGGATATGACCACAGCAGCGACATGGTTCGACTACATCGATGAAGGGGCGGTGCAGGTATGA
- the hisF gene encoding imidazole glycerol phosphate synthase subunit HisF, producing MVAVRVIPCLDVDGGRVVKGVKFADLKDAGDPVELAHRYGESGADELTFLDVTASSGDRETVHDVVRSCAEQVFIPLTVGGGVRSVSDVDRLLRDGADKVSVNTSAVVRPELISEISHHFGNQVLVLSLDARRTQGASTQSGFEVTTRGGREGTGRCAIDWIREAADRGVGEILLNSIDADGTREGFDLELISAARAAVDVPLIASGGAGRVEHFAPAVAAGADALLAASVFHFGTLSIAEVKAALAAEGIEVR from the coding sequence GTGGTAGCTGTCAGAGTCATCCCCTGCCTCGACGTCGACGGCGGACGTGTCGTCAAGGGGGTCAAGTTCGCCGATCTCAAGGATGCCGGAGACCCTGTCGAACTCGCACACCGCTACGGCGAATCCGGGGCCGATGAACTCACCTTCCTCGACGTCACCGCGAGCAGCGGAGACCGTGAAACCGTCCACGACGTGGTCCGCTCCTGCGCGGAACAGGTGTTCATCCCGCTGACCGTCGGCGGGGGAGTGCGCAGCGTCTCCGACGTCGACCGGCTGCTGCGCGACGGTGCGGACAAGGTGTCCGTCAACACCTCGGCGGTGGTGAGGCCCGAACTCATCAGCGAGATCTCCCATCATTTCGGCAACCAGGTCCTCGTCCTCTCACTCGACGCCCGGCGCACTCAGGGGGCGAGCACTCAGTCGGGATTCGAGGTCACCACCCGCGGCGGACGCGAAGGCACCGGCCGCTGTGCGATCGACTGGATCCGAGAGGCCGCCGACCGCGGAGTCGGTGAGATCCTGCTCAACTCCATCGACGCCGACGGCACCCGGGAGGGCTTCGACCTCGAACTCATCTCGGCCGCCCGCGCCGCCGTCGACGTCCCGCTCATCGCCTCCGGGGGAGCCGGCCGGGTCGAACACTTCGCCCCTGCCGTCGCCGCCGGTGCCGATGCGCTCCTGGCCGCGAGCGTCTTCCACTTCGGGACGCTGAGCATCGCCGAGGTCAAGGCGGCGCTGGCCGCCGAAGGGATCGAAGTCCGATGA
- the trpA gene encoding tryptophan synthase subunit alpha: protein MTHSGPRTGTTLDSVAEAGRSAALIGYLPVGFPSVDGSVEAMVELVRAGVDIIEVGLPYSDPGMDGPVIQHAAEAALESGVRTTDVFTAVEAIASAGGTAVVMSYWNLVLQYGVADFARDLDSAGGGGIITPDLIPDEAGDWLTASDDYDLDRIFLAAPSSTPERLDRIVGASRGFVYAASTMGVTGVRSEVDDHARGLVSRLGEAGAERVCVGLGVSTREQAAEVAAYADGVIVGSALVRALDSDGVAGLGRLAAELAEGCA from the coding sequence ATGACGCACTCAGGTCCACGCACAGGCACGACGCTGGACTCCGTCGCCGAGGCGGGACGCAGCGCCGCCCTCATCGGCTACCTGCCCGTCGGATTCCCGAGCGTCGACGGATCCGTCGAGGCGATGGTCGAACTCGTCCGCGCGGGCGTCGACATCATCGAAGTCGGTCTGCCCTACTCGGACCCCGGCATGGACGGTCCGGTCATCCAGCACGCCGCCGAAGCGGCACTCGAATCCGGAGTGCGCACGACTGACGTCTTCACTGCCGTCGAGGCCATCGCCTCGGCCGGCGGGACCGCCGTGGTCATGAGCTACTGGAACCTCGTGCTCCAATACGGCGTTGCGGACTTCGCCCGCGACCTCGATTCCGCCGGCGGAGGGGGGATCATCACCCCCGACCTCATTCCCGATGAGGCCGGCGACTGGTTGACCGCCTCCGACGACTACGACCTCGACAGGATCTTCCTGGCCGCACCCTCCTCGACGCCCGAACGGCTCGACCGGATCGTCGGGGCCAGCCGCGGCTTCGTCTACGCCGCTTCGACCATGGGCGTCACCGGTGTCCGCTCCGAGGTCGACGACCACGCCCGCGGACTCGTCTCCCGACTGGGGGAGGCCGGCGCCGAACGCGTCTGCGTCGGACTCGGAGTCTCGACCCGTGAGCAGGCCGCCGAGGTCGCCGCATACGCCGACGGCGTCATCGTCGGCTCCGCACTGGTCAGAGCACTGGACTCCGACGGCGTGGCCGGACTCGGCCGCCTCGCCGCCGAGCTCGCCGAAGGGTGTGCATGA
- the hisI gene encoding phosphoribosyl-AMP cyclohydrolase, which produces MSRDADATPENWQELIRPNADGLVPVVVQEATSREVLMLAWMDVEAIRRTLDTRRATYWSRSRQEYWVKGETSGHVQHVRSLSLDCDADTLLLSVDQTGPACHTNTPTCFTGRTISAD; this is translated from the coding sequence ATGAGCCGTGATGCCGACGCGACCCCCGAGAACTGGCAGGAACTCATCCGCCCCAATGCGGACGGGCTCGTGCCCGTCGTCGTCCAGGAAGCCACGAGCCGCGAGGTGCTCATGCTCGCCTGGATGGACGTCGAGGCGATCCGGCGCACCCTGGACACGCGACGGGCCACCTACTGGTCGCGCTCCCGCCAGGAGTACTGGGTCAAGGGCGAGACCTCGGGGCATGTCCAGCATGTGCGCTCACTCAGCCTCGACTGCGACGCCGACACCCTGCTGCTCAGCGTCGACCAGACCGGCCCCGCCTGCCACACGAACACACCGACCTGCTTCACCGGAAGGACCATCAGTGCCGACTGA
- a CDS encoding PH domain-containing protein produces MISLVGAVVVFAGFAILSVALFAVDWEPWTVLDMIWMNLLGILFGAALLRIADIHARPSETGLVVRNMVRTRRFEWGQILGVTFSSEGDDPWPLLDLADGTTYPVMAIQHADGPRAHAEVARLRMLVSRRTHFKED; encoded by the coding sequence GTGATCAGCCTCGTCGGCGCCGTCGTCGTGTTCGCCGGCTTCGCCATCCTGTCCGTGGCGCTCTTCGCCGTGGACTGGGAACCCTGGACCGTGCTCGACATGATATGGATGAACCTGCTGGGCATCCTGTTCGGAGCGGCGCTGCTGCGCATCGCCGACATCCATGCCAGGCCGAGCGAGACCGGGCTGGTGGTGCGGAACATGGTGCGCACACGGCGCTTCGAATGGGGACAGATCCTCGGGGTGACGTTCTCATCCGAGGGCGACGATCCCTGGCCGCTGCTCGACCTCGCCGACGGCACCACGTACCCGGTGATGGCGATCCAGCATGCCGACGGCCCCCGCGCCCACGCGGAGGTCGCACGATTGCGTATGCTCGTGAGCAGACGCACCCACTTCAAGGAGGACTAG
- a CDS encoding Trp biosynthesis-associated membrane protein: protein MTKSRGVLIVLVIAAALWALTISAWQAGAVGDTLGPSGVAEVTDDANSQASPVATACVAIIAVTGLLAAMLGRIGRFVVLGLAAVAAVGYGITALTAAGAPGATSWPIIAAVAAGIGVIGIIWVATASARWTNSNRYARTAEAADGEFDSAAAWDALSRGEDLPGEPDANDAGDSGADDGADGPEADDAPDSK from the coding sequence ATGACCAAATCGCGCGGGGTGCTCATCGTCCTCGTCATCGCCGCCGCCCTGTGGGCGCTGACGATCTCGGCCTGGCAGGCGGGAGCCGTCGGCGACACGCTCGGCCCGAGCGGTGTGGCCGAGGTCACCGACGATGCGAATTCTCAGGCCTCGCCGGTGGCCACAGCGTGTGTGGCGATCATCGCCGTGACCGGCCTGCTCGCCGCGATGCTCGGCAGGATCGGACGCTTCGTCGTGCTCGGGCTCGCCGCCGTCGCCGCCGTGGGGTACGGCATCACCGCACTCACCGCCGCCGGCGCACCGGGCGCCACCTCATGGCCGATCATCGCCGCCGTGGCGGCCGGGATCGGGGTCATCGGGATCATCTGGGTGGCGACCGCCTCGGCGAGATGGACGAACTCGAACCGCTACGCTCGCACCGCTGAGGCCGCCGACGGCGAGTTCGACTCCGCTGCAGCCTGGGATGCTCTCTCCCGTGGAGAGGACCTCCCGGGCGAACCCGACGCGAACGATGCGGGAGACTCCGGGGCCGACGACGGCGCCGACGGCCCCGAGGCCGACGACGCGCCCGATTCGAAATGA
- the trpE gene encoding anthranilate synthase component I: protein MPTDYSATDSELPIRPSLEEFRSLGAGHRLVPVHTQVLADSETPLSLYRKLTDGGPGSFLFESAVAGSWARYSFIGSAPVATLLSTADGFRWTGTPPVGIPTEGDVLDAVTATLELLAVGSDESTLPPMVSSLVGYFGWDIIRRFERLGPPRPNEHHLPTVQLMIPGDIAVYDHYASTVTLVANVFNVNGADTGIDEAHASGVARISAMLDRLRRPSPADILDVRPTEPEVTTRTPRQVYLDGVNQVKQEIVDGEAFQVVLGQRFDTPCAAEPLSVYRMLRHSNPSPFMYLLNLHDDEGEPASIIGSSPEALVTVRSGDVVTHPIAGSRPRGATPEADDSLARELLADEKERAEHLMLVDLARNDLAKVCAAGTIDVSEFMDIVRYSHIMHISSTVRGELTPGTTAVDVLRATFPAGTLSGAPKPRALQIIDELEPIGRGIYGGVVGYMSFTGDLDLAIAIRTGVLRDGTMSVYAGGGLVADSVPETEYRESENKAAAVLRAAAVANAAAVAAEGQE, encoded by the coding sequence GTGCCGACTGACTACTCGGCGACCGACAGCGAGCTGCCGATCCGACCCAGCCTCGAAGAATTCCGCTCGCTCGGGGCCGGGCACCGGCTCGTGCCCGTCCACACCCAGGTGCTCGCGGACTCCGAGACTCCGCTGAGCCTCTACCGCAAACTCACCGACGGCGGTCCCGGCAGCTTCCTCTTCGAATCCGCCGTCGCCGGCTCCTGGGCGCGGTATTCCTTCATCGGCTCAGCCCCGGTCGCCACCCTGCTCTCGACCGCTGACGGGTTCAGATGGACCGGCACCCCGCCGGTGGGGATCCCGACCGAGGGCGATGTCCTCGACGCCGTCACAGCAACACTCGAACTGCTCGCCGTCGGCTCTGACGAGTCGACTCTGCCGCCGATGGTCTCGAGTCTCGTCGGCTACTTCGGCTGGGACATCATCCGCCGTTTCGAACGGCTCGGACCACCCCGCCCCAACGAACACCACCTGCCCACCGTGCAGCTGATGATCCCCGGCGACATCGCCGTCTACGATCACTACGCGAGCACGGTCACGCTCGTGGCGAACGTCTTCAACGTCAACGGCGCCGACACCGGCATCGACGAAGCGCATGCCTCAGGAGTCGCACGCATCAGCGCGATGCTCGATCGCCTGCGCAGACCCAGCCCGGCCGACATCCTCGACGTCCGCCCCACCGAACCCGAGGTGACCACCCGGACACCCAGGCAGGTCTACCTCGACGGGGTGAACCAGGTGAAGCAGGAGATCGTCGACGGGGAGGCCTTCCAGGTCGTCCTCGGCCAGCGCTTCGACACCCCGTGCGCGGCCGAGCCGCTGAGCGTCTACCGCATGCTGAGGCACTCGAACCCGAGCCCGTTCATGTACCTGCTCAATCTTCACGACGATGAGGGCGAGCCGGCGAGCATCATCGGCTCCTCACCCGAAGCGCTCGTCACCGTCCGCTCCGGCGACGTGGTCACGCATCCGATCGCCGGGTCCCGGCCCCGCGGGGCCACTCCCGAGGCCGACGACTCCCTGGCCCGAGAACTGCTGGCCGATGAGAAGGAACGCGCCGAGCACCTCATGCTCGTCGACCTCGCCCGCAACGACCTCGCGAAGGTCTGCGCCGCTGGCACCATCGACGTCAGCGAGTTCATGGACATCGTCCGCTACAGCCACATCATGCACATCTCCTCGACGGTGCGCGGGGAGCTCACCCCCGGGACCACGGCCGTCGACGTCCTGCGGGCGACGTTCCCCGCCGGCACCCTGTCCGGAGCGCCTAAGCCCCGCGCCCTGCAGATCATCGACGAGCTCGAACCCATCGGCCGCGGCATCTACGGGGGAGTCGTCGGCTACATGTCCTTCACCGGCGACCTCGATCTGGCGATCGCCATCCGCACCGGTGTTCTCAGAGACGGAACGATGAGCGTCTATGCAGGAGGCGGACTCGTCGCGGACTCGGTGCCCGAGACCGAGTACCGGGAATCGGAGAACAAGGCCGCAGCCGTGCTGCGGGCGGCTGCCGTCGCGAACGCCGCAGCGGTCGCCGCGGAAGGTCAGGAGTGA
- a CDS encoding CaiB/BaiF CoA transferase family protein: MANETPTGPLTGYTVVDLSRALAGPHAGMMFGDLGARVIKVENPGRGDDTRSWGPPFVGPEDDPQATYFFSCNRNKESIALDLKSETGSDTLTALIARADVLIENFRSGVLDRLGFSTARCLEINPRLVILSITGFGHDGPEAGRAGYDQIAQGEAGLMSLTGSGPEDMQRVGVPIADLLAGIYGSYGVLAALLERERTGKGKVVRTSLIAGMVGVHAFQGTRATVAGQEPQPGGNHHPSLSPYGLFACRDGAVQISVGNENLWQKFCAAFDIDPAADGFADNASRVANRPALIEVIEDRFGAFDSAELLEKLTAAGIPAGTVRTLPEVYEWDQALSQGLKVSVDHPVLGDIDLPGPPLRFFDADADGEVETTRTAHDAPPLLDEDAESIAAWLADGN, encoded by the coding sequence ATGGCGAACGAGACACCGACGGGGCCGCTGACCGGATACACCGTCGTCGATCTCTCCCGTGCCCTCGCCGGACCCCACGCGGGAATGATGTTCGGCGACCTCGGTGCCCGAGTGATCAAGGTCGAGAACCCGGGCAGGGGCGATGACACGCGCTCCTGGGGACCGCCCTTCGTCGGACCCGAGGACGATCCCCAGGCCACCTACTTCTTCTCGTGCAACCGCAATAAAGAATCGATCGCCCTCGACCTCAAATCCGAGACTGGATCGGACACGCTGACCGCGCTCATCGCCCGTGCCGATGTGCTCATCGAGAACTTCCGCTCCGGCGTCCTCGACCGGCTCGGCTTCTCCACCGCTCGGTGCCTGGAGATCAACCCCCGCCTCGTCATCCTCTCGATCACCGGCTTCGGCCATGACGGCCCCGAGGCCGGGCGTGCCGGCTATGACCAGATCGCCCAGGGCGAGGCCGGGCTGATGTCCCTGACCGGATCCGGGCCTGAGGACATGCAGCGCGTGGGAGTGCCGATCGCCGACCTTCTCGCCGGCATCTACGGCTCCTACGGAGTCCTCGCGGCTCTGCTCGAACGCGAACGCACCGGCAAGGGCAAGGTGGTGCGCACCTCGCTCATCGCCGGCATGGTCGGCGTCCACGCCTTCCAGGGCACCCGGGCCACCGTGGCCGGGCAGGAACCCCAGCCCGGCGGCAACCACCACCCGTCCCTGTCTCCCTACGGACTCTTCGCCTGCCGCGACGGTGCTGTGCAGATCTCCGTGGGCAACGAGAACCTGTGGCAGAAGTTCTGTGCGGCCTTCGACATCGACCCAGCCGCAGACGGATTCGCCGACAATGCCTCCCGCGTGGCCAACCGCCCCGCGCTCATCGAGGTCATCGAAGATCGCTTCGGAGCCTTCGACTCCGCGGAGCTGCTGGAGAAGCTCACCGCAGCAGGCATCCCCGCCGGGACCGTGCGCACCCTGCCCGAGGTCTACGAATGGGACCAGGCACTGAGCCAGGGGCTCAAGGTCTCCGTCGACCACCCGGTCCTCGGCGACATCGATCTGCCCGGACCGCCGCTGCGCTTCTTCGACGCCGACGCCGACGGAGAGGTCGAGACGACCCGCACCGCCCACGACGCCCCGCCGCTGCTGGATGAGGACGCCGAATCCATCGCCGCGTGGCTCGCCGACGGAAACTGA
- a CDS encoding carboxyl transferase domain-containing protein — MARLNAHELVDIVLDEGSYVSWDTDPIAPAGGISEGYAAELAAAREKSGVDEAIITGEGTIAGRRVAVVAGEFRFLAGSIGVAAAERLVDAIERATLEGLPLLAGPASGGTRMQEGTIAFLSMVKITNAVVAHRRAGLPYLVYLRHPTTGGVFASWGSLGHVTVAEPGSLIGFLGPRVFEAIYEEKFPENVQTGENLHKMGIIDAVIGPERITATVARVLDVLMGAKEVPAPVPNPDTAPAEVDPDSDAWSAITSSRRPERPGVRDLLRTAANTVLPLNGTGEGEKDPGLLLALAKFGSAPCIVLGQDRFRQDSRAPLGPAALREARRGMRLAAELHLPLVTVIDTPGAALSKEAEEGGIAGEIARSLADLANLDAPSVSLILGEGSGGGALALIPTDRVLSAEHGWLSPLPPEGASAIVHRTVDRAPEMAQRQGVHAPMLKATGVVDRIIAEAPDASDEPLDFVARVGATLEYELISLMREPSARRLARRMDRYRGLGI; from the coding sequence ATGGCACGTCTCAACGCACACGAACTCGTCGACATCGTCCTCGACGAGGGCTCCTACGTCTCCTGGGACACCGACCCCATCGCACCCGCAGGAGGGATCTCGGAGGGCTACGCCGCCGAACTCGCCGCCGCCCGGGAGAAGTCCGGGGTCGACGAGGCCATCATCACCGGTGAGGGCACGATCGCCGGCCGTCGGGTCGCCGTGGTCGCCGGGGAGTTCCGGTTCCTCGCCGGCTCGATCGGCGTCGCCGCCGCCGAACGTCTCGTCGACGCCATCGAACGCGCCACCCTCGAGGGTCTGCCGCTGCTGGCCGGCCCGGCCTCCGGCGGCACGCGGATGCAGGAGGGCACGATCGCCTTCCTGTCGATGGTCAAGATCACGAATGCCGTCGTCGCCCACCGCCGCGCCGGTCTGCCCTACCTCGTCTACCTTCGCCACCCCACGACCGGTGGGGTCTTCGCCTCCTGGGGATCGCTGGGACACGTCACCGTGGCCGAACCCGGATCGCTCATCGGGTTCCTCGGACCCCGTGTCTTCGAAGCCATCTACGAGGAGAAGTTCCCGGAGAATGTGCAGACCGGGGAGAACCTCCACAAGATGGGCATCATCGATGCCGTCATCGGCCCCGAACGGATCACCGCGACCGTCGCTCGAGTCCTCGACGTGCTCATGGGTGCCAAGGAGGTGCCCGCACCAGTCCCGAACCCGGACACCGCTCCCGCCGAGGTCGACCCGGACTCCGACGCGTGGTCGGCGATCACGAGCTCCCGCCGCCCCGAACGGCCCGGAGTGCGCGACCTGCTGCGCACCGCCGCGAACACCGTGCTCCCGCTCAACGGCACCGGCGAGGGGGAGAAGGACCCCGGACTGCTCCTGGCCCTGGCGAAGTTCGGTTCGGCTCCGTGCATCGTGCTCGGTCAGGACCGGTTCCGGCAGGACTCCCGCGCCCCGCTGGGACCGGCCGCGCTGCGTGAGGCACGCCGCGGAATGCGCCTGGCCGCCGAGCTGCACCTGCCGCTGGTGACCGTCATCGACACTCCCGGGGCCGCCCTGTCGAAGGAAGCCGAAGAAGGCGGCATCGCCGGTGAGATCGCCCGCAGCCTCGCCGACCTCGCCAACCTCGACGCGCCCTCGGTGTCCCTCATCCTCGGTGAGGGGTCCGGCGGAGGGGCGCTGGCACTGATCCCGACCGACCGAGTGCTCAGCGCCGAACACGGCTGGCTCTCACCGCTGCCGCCCGAGGGCGCCTCGGCGATCGTGCACCGGACCGTGGACAGGGCGCCGGAGATGGCTCAGCGCCAGGGGGTGCATGCCCCCATGCTCAAGGCCACGGGCGTCGTCGACCGGATCATCGCCGAAGCCCCCGATGCCAGCGACGAGCCGCTGGACTTCGTCGCCCGGGTCGGTGCCACACTCGAATACGAACTCATCTCGCTCATGCGCGAACCCTCGGCGAGGCGACTGGCCCGCAGGATGGATCGCTATCGGGGCCTGGGAATCTAG
- the trpC gene encoding indole-3-glycerol phosphate synthase TrpC — MTVLNDIVAGVREDLQARRNAVPLPEIVAAAQAAAPARTFDLHSDFGVIAEVKRKSPSRGDLAHIPDPGTLAGLYAAGGARAISVLTESRRFSGSLDDLDAVRAAVDIPVLRKDFMVDEYQFHEARAHGADIVLLIVAALDSAQLSEFHALATELGMTALVETHNRDELETAVDLGAELIGVNTRNLKDLSVDTDRFAPLAELAPAGVTLVAESGVAGSAEVAKYADSGADLVLVGEALVTGGRPQAAVEEYTAVGRERRRVSAS, encoded by the coding sequence ATGACGGTTCTCAACGACATCGTCGCCGGTGTGCGTGAGGACCTGCAGGCACGCCGGAACGCGGTCCCGCTGCCGGAGATCGTCGCGGCAGCGCAGGCTGCAGCACCGGCCCGCACCTTCGACCTCCACTCCGACTTCGGCGTCATCGCCGAGGTGAAGCGCAAGTCCCCGTCCCGCGGAGACCTCGCGCACATCCCCGACCCGGGCACCCTGGCAGGCCTGTATGCCGCCGGCGGAGCCCGCGCGATCAGTGTGCTCACGGAGTCCCGACGCTTCTCCGGCAGCCTCGACGACCTCGATGCGGTGCGCGCGGCCGTCGACATCCCGGTCCTGCGCAAGGACTTCATGGTCGACGAATACCAGTTCCACGAAGCCCGCGCCCACGGCGCCGACATCGTGCTCCTCATCGTGGCGGCACTCGACTCCGCACAGCTGAGCGAGTTCCACGCCCTGGCGACGGAACTGGGCATGACCGCACTCGTCGAGACCCACAACCGGGACGAACTCGAGACCGCCGTCGACCTCGGCGCCGAACTCATCGGAGTCAACACCCGCAACCTCAAGGACCTCAGCGTCGACACCGACCGCTTCGCTCCGCTGGCGGAACTGGCACCGGCCGGGGTCACCTTGGTCGCCGAATCCGGTGTCGCCGGGTCTGCCGAGGTCGCGAAGTACGCCGATTCAGGAGCCGATCTCGTGCTCGTCGGCGAAGCCCTCGTCACCGGCGGCCGTCCGCAGGCAGCCGTCGAAGAGTACACAGCGGTCGGTCGGGAACGCCGCCGAGTGTCCGCATCCTGA
- a CDS encoding prolipoprotein diacylglyceryl transferase, with amino-acid sequence MSFSPAWVVFIALGLGLALWMTSIQWQSRGGHRGDMWAIAVVSVPAAVIGGRIGHLLSAPDTYFGPSSRPLQALALWDGGFSFWGASLIGLLAVWLLTRFQGIRFLPLLDSVAPGLILGHVAGAFSDWFAGRTEFVTVLAESIWNLLACIVLIVVAKRLRLGYGQVFALYLCLFSLGRVLLEGVRLGTPEAEDARLLLGLPVNLWTAALSLLIGVVWLIVSRMRHRTQETGVYTHGARTLARRHRRGKHTYEINAPYIPGAVPSPTSADSRTSSAPLPSVSRIPEPADTQEASTDPRGTSPESAVPEDGEAVAQLAGRHSFGFFGAVTSAISIVPDVRGTSTPSVRDDDRGSSED; translated from the coding sequence ATGAGCTTCAGCCCTGCCTGGGTCGTCTTCATCGCTCTCGGCCTCGGACTCGCCCTGTGGATGACGAGCATTCAGTGGCAGTCTCGCGGCGGCCACCGCGGAGACATGTGGGCGATCGCGGTCGTCAGTGTGCCCGCCGCCGTCATCGGCGGCCGGATCGGTCATCTCCTGTCCGCGCCCGACACCTATTTCGGTCCCTCCAGTCGCCCCCTGCAGGCCCTTGCGCTGTGGGACGGCGGCTTCAGCTTCTGGGGCGCGAGCCTCATCGGACTGCTCGCCGTCTGGCTGCTCACCCGCTTCCAGGGCATCCGCTTCCTGCCGCTGCTCGACTCCGTCGCACCCGGCCTCATCCTCGGCCATGTCGCCGGAGCCTTCAGCGACTGGTTCGCCGGACGCACGGAGTTCGTGACGGTGTTGGCGGAGTCGATCTGGAACCTTCTGGCCTGCATCGTCCTCATCGTCGTCGCCAAGCGCCTGCGTCTGGGCTACGGCCAGGTCTTCGCCCTCTACCTGTGCCTGTTCAGCCTCGGCCGCGTCCTCCTCGAAGGCGTGCGGCTGGGCACACCCGAGGCGGAGGACGCCCGCCTGCTGCTCGGTCTGCCCGTCAACCTCTGGACGGCTGCTCTCTCCCTGCTCATCGGCGTCGTCTGGCTCATCGTCTCCCGGATGCGCCATCGCACCCAGGAGACCGGCGTCTACACCCACGGGGCCCGCACGCTGGCACGTCGTCACCGGCGCGGCAAACACACCTACGAGATCAATGCCCCGTACATCCCCGGGGCAGTCCCGTCGCCGACGTCTGCGGACTCCAGGACCTCCTCGGCTCCGCTGCCCTCGGTGTCCCGGATCCCCGAACCCGCGGACACACAGGAGGCGAGCACGGACCCGCGCGGGACCTCCCCTGAGTCCGCCGTGCCGGAGGACGGCGAGGCGGTCGCGCAGCTCGCCGGTCGGCACAGCTTCGGATTCTTCGGAGCGGTCACCTCGGCGATCTCGATCGTGCCCGACGTGAGGGGAACCTCCACGCCGTCGGTCCGCGACGATGATCGTGGTTCGTCCGAAGACTGA
- a CDS encoding HGxxPAAW family protein, with amino-acid sequence MSQSLARNGASDLDKSTIDYAAIADPGHGNSVAGWTGVIIMLVGVCVGCVGFTIHNPMITYISIGIVALGLVVGMILRAVGLGNKPKRK; translated from the coding sequence ATGTCGCAGTCCCTCGCCCGCAACGGGGCCTCTGATCTCGACAAATCCACGATCGACTACGCAGCGATCGCCGATCCCGGCCACGGCAACTCCGTCGCCGGATGGACCGGCGTCATCATCATGCTCGTGGGCGTCTGCGTCGGCTGTGTGGGCTTCACGATCCACAATCCGATGATCACCTACATCTCCATCGGGATCGTCGCCCTCGGCCTCGTCGTCGGCATGATCCTGCGCGCCGTCGGACTGGGCAACAAGCCGAAGCGCAAATGA